Below is a window of Amphiprion ocellaris isolate individual 3 ecotype Okinawa chromosome 15, ASM2253959v1, whole genome shotgun sequence DNA.
ttagcaaacagcacagaaagcatagaataaaaatgctaccattgatgtggaagctgagccaatcaagcctttgatcgtttattattcaaacattttgaagcccaaatgtcctccaattctggatgacTCACCAACAGTTATCCTGGTAGTGACTGGAACAAATCATGAGAAACAACTATCgagacagaaaagcagaaatgttgTTGGAACAGATGCTACTGCTTCTTAATACTTACTGAAATTAtagctttttttgttctttttctggtCCACTGTGTCTGGAACCATCGCGACTCTGACAGATTGCAATCACAGATTCGACCACCACAGCCGTCAACCCAACAACCAAGACGACACCTGAAGTTCCGGCCGTCAACTCAACAACCAAGACGACACCTGAAGCTCCGGCCGTCAACCCAACAACCAAGACGACACCTGAAGTTCCGGCCGTCAACTCAACAACAAAGACGACACCTGAAGCTCCGGCCGTCAACCCAACAACCAAGACGACACCTGAAGTTTCGGCCGTCAACTCAACAACCAAGACGACACCTGAAGCTCCGGCCGTCAACCCAACAACCAAGACGACACCTGAAGCTCCGGCCGTCAACCCAACAACCAAGACGACACCCGAAGTTCCGGCCGTCAACTCAACAACCAAGATGACACCTGAAGCTCCGGCCGTCAACCCAACAACCAAGACTACACCTGAAGCTCCGGCCATCAACCCAACAACCAAGACGACACCTGAAGCTCCAGCCGTCAACCCAACAACCAAGACGACACCTGAAGCTCCGGCCATCAACCCAACAACCAAGACGACACCTGAAGCTCCGGCCGTCAACCCAACAACCAAGACGACACCTGAAGCTACGACTGTCAAACTGATGACCAAGACTACAGCCAAAGCTACAACCATTAACCCAGCTACTGAAAATCCAGCCGAAGCTACGACTGTCAAAGCAACAACTGATCCTACAACCGACGCCACAACCGACGCCACAACCGTCAACCCAACCAGCAATGTAACTGTCAACGCAACCACTGTCAACCCAACCAGCAACATAACTGTCAACGCAACCACTGTAGCTATGACTTTGACTACAGAAAGCGGCGTCTCGGTGGTGAGAGCCTCGGCGTTCTTTCCTGTGGTGCTGTTGTTGTTCCACCTGCTCTGCCAGTGAGAACCAAAAAGTCACCTCAAGGACTAATAAAAAACTCTTGTTCTTTGACGCTTCTCTTTTAGCATCCGTGAAGCTTCAGTCAACCGAATGAAGATGAATATCAATGAAGGGAAAATTGTAACTCTGTATCCGAAATTCTAACTGTAGCATTGAACTTGTTGAATATCCTCGTCAAGAAACAGatttgaactaaaaaaaaaaaaaaagcaactacaACTTGAGCTGATTAAAGTCTGAAGGCTGTCTCAGCTGATGAAGACTAAAATCTGAGACTGTTCTACGGTTTGGATCCTTTTTGAGTTGTTGATTCATCACATCTGAGGATGTTATGTACATTCATGAACAAACGTTTACTTTCTTATATGTTTTATCCAGCTAAAAGCCTGAGGTCAAATTCACCCCAAAGAAAACTGATACGTTCAACATGTGTACAGGTCATTGAAAACATGTCATCATGTTCATTTTATCTTTACCCAGTTGCCTCCATTAAATTATGAAAAGTCATTAATTATGAATTGAAAAGAATGATCATTTATTTAGAGACGTTAAATATTGAGTGGGATCAAATTGAGCCCAAAgataataggagggttaaaaacacaAGACTTTATAGTGAAGGTAATATTGTGATGAGATTATCTAACAAATTGTGCCAGTGTTCCCTCCCTGGTTTACTTGTAAAACATATACTACATTTATTTGCAGTATAAATTATTAATCGCCTTTTCATGAACTGCACTCAACACAACTTATTTTGTTagattttatgtatttgtataagtaaataaatgtaaaagatgCCATTCGTGTTGATCTAATAAAATGTGAAAGCAGGAAGTTAtcataaagtttgtttttgcatAAAGGCAGACTGTTTGATTCTGGTTTAATCTTCGGACCGACAGACGGCCAGCAGCGCCTGTAGATGATCTCCTTTGAACTGTTTCTgtagaaaaagaaagatttgaGGTCAGTGTTGGATACTGAGAGATGATTGTagtatttattgcagtattACTGACCTGCAGAGCCGAGTACAGAGAAGTTCCTGTTAGTTTAACGAAGGCTGCCCGGATGCAGAGCAGATCCTCCTCGCTGTGAGAAACCATGATGCCGTGAACAAAGGACGGCTGCAAAAGTTCAAATTATTAGGATGTGAAAAGTCCCAAATTTCACCTCTGATATACGAAGTTAACATCCAGTTTGTTTCATGTAGCTTTAAAGTCAATGCAACTACAGTCTGGCAAATCTGTGTGTTCTAGAAGTGCTGTtgtgaataataaaaaactaataaataaggCAGAATGTGATCTTGGCTTCGCTTCTTGAATAGATAGTCGTACAAAGGTTAAACAATCTTTAAAACATACTTTTTGACATAGAAAAccattgttttttgtgttagaatgtaaaaacatggtgattttagtttattttgttgcatctggaccactttagatcaagtccacatcaaaaaccACTGAGCTTAGGTGGGTCAGATTTTGAAGACATTGTCGCACAAAAGCTAAAGACtcattaaaacatcatttttgatgcagaaaaagattcttttttgtgttagaatgtaaaaacatggagatTTTAGTGCGTTATTTTGCATCTGGATCACTTTAGACCAGATCCAGATTAAAAACCAGTGTGTTTAGGGGGTTCAATCTGGAAAAGATCGTCGTACAAAGGCTAAACACTCTTTAAAACATCATTGTTGACATGGAAAAccattattttctctgtaaaaatgtaaagataattgattttagtttgttttttttgcatctggaccACTTTAAACCAGGTCCAGATTAAAAACCTTAGGTGGGTTCAGTCTGGAATAGATCTTTGTACAAAGGCTAAAGACTATAAAACAGAATTTTTGATATGGAAAACGATAAATTTTAGTGttagaatgtaaaaacatggagattttagtgcgttttttttgcatctgaaccactttagaccaggtccagatcaaaaaccAGTGAGCTTAGGTGGGTCAAATCTTGAATAGATTATCATACGAAGGCAGAAGACTCTATAAAACATACTTTTTGATTAAAATCACAGTTACAGtgggctgaaacacacacttgtaaaaccacaaaaacaaacacacaatgagAAACTGGGAGAAAAGCATTAATAACAAATAACAGTTTAATATGTTCTTCATATGTTTTTGTCGCacctattattttattttcttctaattATTGTTGTAAGTTCTGCACATTGTGGGTG
It encodes the following:
- the LOC118471472 gene encoding mucin-2-like, with the translated sequence MKTSALGVFTVALLAFTQIAITDSTTTAVNPTTKTTPEVPAVNSTTKTTPEAPAVNPTTKTTPEVPAVNSTTKTTPEAPAVNPTTKTTPEVSAVNSTTKTTPEAPAVNPTTKTTPEAPAVNPTTKTTPEVPAVNSTTKMTPEAPAVNPTTKTTPEAPAINPTTKTTPEAPAVNPTTKTTPEAPAINPTTKTTPEAPAVNPTTKTTPEATTVKLMTKTTAKATTINPATENPAEATTVKATTDPTTDATTDATTVNPTSNVTVNATTVNPTSNITVNATTVAMTLTTESGVSVVRASAFFPVVLLLFHLLCQ